In Candidatus Methylomirabilis sp., the sequence GGGGCAACAACCGACAGCCGACATTCTTTACCGAGGACGACTTCCGGTTTTATCTGGAATGTCTCACCGCGGCTACCACCACCCATGACTGCGAGGTCCATGCGTATGTGCTCATGACGAATCACGTGCACCTGCTAATGACCCCGTGTCGGACGAATGCCATTGCCAAGGTGATCCAGTCCATTGGTCGCCGGTATGTGCGATACATCAACGCGACCTACCGGCGGTCGGGGACGCTCTGGGAAGGCCGCTATAAGGCCAGCGTCGTCGAGTCAGAAACATACTTGCTCGTGTGCTCCCGGTATATTGAGCTCAACCCGGTGCGCTCCAAGCTGGTAGCCGATCCTGCAGACTACCCATGGTCCAGCTACCACTGGCATGCCCTCGGGAAGAGCAATCCCTTGATTACCGACCATTCAGCGTATCTGGCTTTGGGGACTACCCACGAAGCGCGCCACCAGGCCTATTGGGGGCTCGTCCGTGATCGGTTGGATCCGGCGTGGCTGCAGGAGATCCGGGAGACCGTGAACCAGTGCCGAGTCCTAGGAACCGAGCGCTTCAAAGACGAGATCGAAGCTCTGCTGTCACGGCGGGTACGGCCCGGGAAGGCCGGGAGACCGAAGACAAGGCTGGAACCGAAAGTAGAAATTCCAGTCTGACCCCCATTCACGCAGGCGACCTCCTCACGCGTCCGTCGAATGAAGGCCGCCCCCTCCTCCTTCCGCTCTCGCTCGCCCGCGGCCACCCGCGCCGCGGCTGCGGCCCTCGGCCGCCTGGCGACACCCGGCACCGTCATCTGTCTGCGGGGGCCCCTCGGGTCGGGCAAGACGGTGTTCGTCCAGGGGCTGGCGCGAGGGCTCGGCGTCGGGCGCACCCAGCAGGTCCGGAGCCCCACCTTCACGCTCCTGCACGAGTACGCCGGCCGCCTCCCGCTCTTCCACTGGGACCTGTACCGCATCCGCTCGGCCGAGGAGTGGGCGGAACTCGGCTGGGAGGAGGTGTGCGGCGGGCCGGGGGTGGCGGTCCTGGAGTGGGCGGACCGGGCCGGGCCGGCCCTGCCGCCCGACCGGGTGGAGGTGGCGCTGGCGTTCGTGGGTCCCCGGGAGCGACGACTCACGGTGCGCGCCATGGGCCACCATTCGCGGGCACTCCTGCGCGCGTGGCACGCCGCCCGCCCCTTGTAGCGCCATCCTCCCTGTGCTATCGTCCGCGAGAAAGACCTCGAGCACTTTTCCACCGAAGGAGGATGCGTTCCGATGCGGACGCCGATACGCTCCCACTCCCCGCTGAGGCTCCCGATGGTTGTGGTCGCCGCCCTCCTGGGGGTGGCGCTCCTGCGGCCGGGAGCGTCCGCCGCGCCCCTCTTCACGGAGGGGGCGGGGGCGGGGCAGGCTCCGCCGGACCTGCGCGGCCTCAACCTGGCGCTCACCGGCCTGGTCCGCCAGGTCCGTCCGGCCGTGGTCCGGATCGGCGTGACCAACGGCCCGGTCGCCGAGCGGCCGACCCCGGAACAGTCCCCCGCTCCGCCGGAGGACCGGCCCCGGGTGGGGACCGGGTTCTTCGTCAGCGCCGACGGCTTCCTGGTCACCAACAACCACGTGGTGGCCGAGGGAGGGGAGGTGGAGGTTCGCCTCTTCGACGGCCGGCGCCTGACGGCGAAGGTCGTCGGGAAGGACGGCCGGAGCGACCTGGCGCTCCTCAAGGTGGACGGCGGCTCGTTCCCGACCCTTCCGCTGGGCAACTCGGACGCCGTCGAGATCGGCGAGCTGGTGCTGGCGGTGGGCAACCCCTTCGGCCTGGAGGCCACCGTCACCATTGGCCTCGTCAGCCGGAAGGGGCGGGGGATGGGGGGGAGCGGCCCCTTCGACGACTTCATTCAGACCGACGCCGCCATCAATCCCGGCAACTCCGGCGGCCCCCTGGTGAACATCCGGGGCGAGGTGATCGGGATCAACACGGCCGTCATCCCCAACCGGAGCATCGGCTTCGCCATTCCGGTCAACCTGGTCAAGACCGTCCTGCCGGCACTCAAGGAGAAGGGCCGGGTGGCGTGGGGCTTCCTGGGCGTCGGGGTACAGAACATGACACCGGCGGTGGCCCGGGCGCTCGGGAAGAAGGAGACCGAAGGAGTGCTGGTGAATAACGTCATGCCCGGGCTGCCGGCCGAGACGGCAGGGGTCCGCCGCGGGGACCTCATCCTGGGGTTCAACGGCATCCCCGTAAAGGACGTGGCGGCGCTCCAGCGCGCGGTGAGCCTGACCGCCGTGGGGACGGCGGCGGAGGTGGAGCTGCTGCGGGAGGGCGCGCTCCGCACCCTCACGGTGACGGTCGCGGAGTTCCGGCAGGCCGCGGCCGAGGCGCCGGTGCCGGCGCCTCGAGCGGAGGCGGCGCTGGGACTGATCGTGGAAGAGCTCGACGGCGAGAAGGCCAAGAAGTTCAAGGTGAAGGAGGAGGAGGGGCTGGTGGTGGCCGAGGTCCAGGAGGGGGGGCCGGCGGCTGCGGCGGGCCTTCGGGTGGGGGACCTGGTGGCGGAGGTGAACCGGACGGAGGTCCGCGCGCTGGGAGAGTACCGCCGGGCCCTGAAGATGGAAAGGGGGGAGGTGAACCTCCTCCTGATCAAGCGGGGGGATGCGTACGTGTACGTGGCGCTAGAGGCCAAGGGGTAGGCGCCGCGGCACACGGAATCGGGACACTACGGGGTCTCGACTACGCGAGGGGAGGAAACCATGGCGTTGCTCAGCTTTGACGGCTGGCTTTTTCTCCTCCGGTGGATCCACTTCCTGTCCGGGGTGGTCTGGATCGGCCTGCTCTACTACTTCAACTTCGTCCAGACCCCCTTCTTCGCCGAGACGGAGCCGGCGGTCCGGAGCGGCGCCATCCAGAAGCTGGTGCCGCGGGCGCTCTGGTGGTTTCGCTGGGGCGCCATGGTGACGTTCTTCTCCGGGTGGCTCATCCTCCTCCATCGGATGTCCCAGCTCGGCGGGTTTCGGAATTTCATGCAGACCTCCTATGGATGGGCGATCGTGCTCGGAGGGGTGCTGGGCTCCTTCATGTGGGCTAACGTCTGGTTCGTGATCTGGCCGAAGCAGAAGATCGTGATCGCGAATGCCGTGGGCACCGCCGCGGGCAAGCCGGCCAATCCGGCGGCGGCTGCTGCCGGGCAGCGGGCCGGGTTCGCCTCGCGGACCAACGTGGTCTTCTCGATCCCG encodes:
- a CDS encoding trypsin-like peptidase domain-containing protein, which translates into the protein MRTPIRSHSPLRLPMVVVAALLGVALLRPGASAAPLFTEGAGAGQAPPDLRGLNLALTGLVRQVRPAVVRIGVTNGPVAERPTPEQSPAPPEDRPRVGTGFFVSADGFLVTNNHVVAEGGEVEVRLFDGRRLTAKVVGKDGRSDLALLKVDGGSFPTLPLGNSDAVEIGELVLAVGNPFGLEATVTIGLVSRKGRGMGGSGPFDDFIQTDAAINPGNSGGPLVNIRGEVIGINTAVIPNRSIGFAIPVNLVKTVLPALKEKGRVAWGFLGVGVQNMTPAVARALGKKETEGVLVNNVMPGLPAETAGVRRGDLILGFNGIPVKDVAALQRAVSLTAVGTAAEVELLREGALRTLTVTVAEFRQAAAEAPVPAPRAEAALGLIVEELDGEKAKKFKVKEEEGLVVAEVQEGGPAAAAGLRVGDLVAEVNRTEVRALGEYRRALKMERGEVNLLLIKRGDAYVYVALEAKG
- the tsaE gene encoding tRNA (adenosine(37)-N6)-threonylcarbamoyltransferase complex ATPase subunit type 1 TsaE, which produces MKAAPSSFRSRSPAATRAAAAALGRLATPGTVICLRGPLGSGKTVFVQGLARGLGVGRTQQVRSPTFTLLHEYAGRLPLFHWDLYRIRSAEEWAELGWEEVCGGPGVAVLEWADRAGPALPPDRVEVALAFVGPRERRLTVRAMGHHSRALLRAWHAARPL
- a CDS encoding urate hydroxylase PuuD, translating into MALLSFDGWLFLLRWIHFLSGVVWIGLLYYFNFVQTPFFAETEPAVRSGAIQKLVPRALWWFRWGAMVTFFSGWLILLHRMSQLGGFRNFMQTSYGWAIVLGGVLGSFMWANVWFVIWPKQKIVIANAVGTAAGKPANPAAAAAGQRAGFASRTNVVFSIPMLFYMGAASHLPGLAGTFTRGGKIGMALVSAAIILLIEENALFGTAGPTKKPLGTIKGTLWAGFILAAIFSLLFEVFF
- a CDS encoding transposase is translated as MEGSVPRPPRYSVIGVPQHVIQRGNNRQPTFFTEDDFRFYLECLTAATTTHDCEVHAYVLMTNHVHLLMTPCRTNAIAKVIQSIGRRYVRYINATYRRSGTLWEGRYKASVVESETYLLVCSRYIELNPVRSKLVADPADYPWSSYHWHALGKSNPLITDHSAYLALGTTHEARHQAYWGLVRDRLDPAWLQEIRETVNQCRVLGTERFKDEIEALLSRRVRPGKAGRPKTRLEPKVEIPV